In the genome of Dermacentor silvarum isolate Dsil-2018 chromosome 1, BIME_Dsil_1.4, whole genome shotgun sequence, one region contains:
- the LOC125942216 gene encoding uncharacterized protein LOC125942216 yields MTGSVGAASAAQSGRGNRSVVADNEYEVVLPSLPTGRFVVNTFFLHCDIRARPYRVEDFRDALAPLSLLPEVVALGAYRMSHVWAVTFKDNEAVKKIVSVGELQVKKGRCLVIDPANQDVRLKVHWLLHTVPDEDVRLAFAPFGKVTDVARDRWRVHGVADKNSTTRLVTLKLKPGVMLDDLPHQVSVSGELALVVVPGRAPLCLRCRGTGHIRRDCRIPRCGACRRFGHEESQCERTYASVTGPVSNDDNSALLMDEADMEDTSTTAKEAAGEVAESEARPQKQGQHVDEAVDTEQQEQVEGTVAMPNREEESPPDPGAA; encoded by the coding sequence atgacgggctccgtaggagcggcttcagcggcgcagagcggccgcggtaacaggagtgtcgttgcggacaacgagtacgaagttgttttgccgagtttgccaacagggcgttttgttgtgaacacattttttttacattgtgatatcagggcccgcccataccgggtggaagatttccgcgatgcgctcgccccgttatcgctcctgccggaagtggtggctctcggggcctaccgtatgagccatgtttgggccgtgaccttcaaagacaacgaagctgtgaagaagatcgtcagtgttggtgagctacaggtcaagaagggccgatgcctcgtcattgaccccgccaaccaggatgtacgcttaaaagtgcattggctgctgcacaccgttcctgacgaggacgtgcgtcttgccttcgcgccgtttggaaaggtcacggacgtcgcccgcgaccggtggcgggtgcatggcgtggctgacaagaactctaccacaagactggttacgctcaagttgaagccgggcgtaatgcttgacgacctgccacaccaggtgagcgtctccggcgagctggctcttgtggttgtgccgggcagggcccctctctgcctacgctgccgcgggacgggccatattcgtcgcgactgccgcattccgcggtgtggtgcctgccgacgcttcggtcacgaagagagtcagtgcgagcggacgtacgctagcgtgaccggacccgtgagcaacgacgacaactccgccctactcatggacgaggcggatatggaagacacatcgaccacggctaaggaagcagctggcgaggtggcagagtcggaggcacgacctcagaaacaggggcaacatgtcgatgaagccgtcgacactgaacagcaagagcaagtggagggcactgtagccatgccgaaccgtgaggaagagagcccacctgacccgggagcggcc